Proteins found in one Oscarella lobularis chromosome 16, ooOscLobu1.1, whole genome shotgun sequence genomic segment:
- the LOC136196581 gene encoding tRNA wybutosine-synthesizing protein 5-like isoform X1, with the protein MVFALLLTLYVFLVASRADREFPRGHLQPLGSHQPSEGSIRELDAIPSSETFYNDFIHSSRPVLLRNALRSSFPLEKWTDDYLKIRHGDAVVRVDFSKQENRDLHARPYVFSDFLEEYNRSEFYLIDTLPDSMQEEFPLLSCLSCGGFLTTFQDFGMWFSSGGTKSSFHFDTVENLNCQVSGTKEWIFINKTVPGFHDVIDHMEGDFSSVNVDAVDMIEFPQFQNVPWWTAVTRPGDCVYVPYKWFHYVKSLERNLAVNIWWTPFDRFNRSDCQIILDGEKNVLTLSDCHFTPGSQIRFYVAEMIGRHKGERMTFEEMHPLLIHEHTGKRLLNVQGFSALDVDENGYLTRDEVNGVSVEIFEQHIEAPPGEINTYGASGKMEDDDDEPMNLSHNEL; encoded by the exons ATGGTGTTCGCTCTCCTTTTGACATTGTACGTCTTTCTAGTCGCATCGAGAGCAGATAGAGAGTTTCCTCGAGGCCACCTTCAGCCTCTGGGAAGTCATCAACCTAGCGAGGGCTCCATTAGGGAACTCGACGCGATTCCGTCGAGCGAGACGTTCTATAACGACTTTATTCACTCCAGTCGTCCCGTTCTGCTTCGAAATGCATTGCGCTCATCGTTCCCGCTCGAAAAATGGACAGACGACTATTTGAA aattcgTCACGGCGACGCCGTTGTAAGAGTGGATTTTAGCAAGCAAGAGAATCGTGATTTGCACGCGCGTCCTTACGTCTTTTCGGATTTTCTCGAAGAGTACAATCGGTCTGAATTTTATTTGATTGACACTTTGCCGGATTCGATGCAAGAGGAAtttcctcttctctcctgtttATCCTGCGGCGGTTTTTTGACGACATTTCAAGATTTTGGAATGTGGTTTAGCAGCGGAGGAACGAAATcttcttttcattttgacACTGTCGAAAATCTCAACTGCCAAGTATCTGGAACAAAAGAATGgatttttattaataaaaca GTACCTGGTTTTCATGACGTGATTGATCACATGGAAGGAGATTTTAGCAGTGTCAATGTAGACGCAGTTGACATGATTGAATTTCCTCAATTTCAAAATGTTCCCTGGTGGACAGCTGTCACTCGTCCTGGAGATTGCGTCTACGTTCCATACAA ATGGTTTCACTATGTGAAATCGCTTGAACGTAATTTAGCTGTTAATATATGGTGGACGCCTTTTGATCGCTTCAATCGGTCTGATTGTCAAA TTATTTTAGATGGCGAGAAGAACGTCTTGACGTTGAGCGATTGTCATTTCACTCCTGGTTCTCAAATCAG ATTTTATGTCGCTGAAATGATAGGTAGACATAAAGGCGAGAGAATGACATTCGAAGAGATGCACCCACTTCTTATT CACGAACATACAGGAAAACGACTACTAAACGTCCAA GGATTTTCTGCTCTTGATGTCGATGAAAACGGCTATCTTACGCGAGACGAAGTGAATGGAGTTTCAGTAGAAATATTTGAGCAGCACATTGAAGCACCACCAGGAGAAATTAATACCTACGGTGCCTCAGGAAAGAtggaagatgacgatgatgagcCAATGAATTTATCCCACAACGAAttataa
- the LOC136196581 gene encoding tRNA wybutosine-synthesizing protein 5-like isoform X2: MVFALLLTLYVFLVASRADREFPRGHLQPLGSHQPSEGSIRELDAIPSSETFYNDFIHSSRPVLLRNALRSSFPLEKWTDDYLKIRHGDAVVRVDFSKQENRDLHARPYVFSDFLEEYNRSEFYLIDTLPDSMQEEFPLLSCLSCGGFLTTFQDFGMWFSSGGTKSSFHFDTVENLNCQVSGTKEWIFINKTVPGFHDVIDHMEGDFSSVNVDAVDMIEFPQFQNVPWWTAVTRPGDCVYVPYKWFHYVKSLERNLAVNIWWTPFDRFNRSDCQNGEKNVLTLSDCHFTPGSQIRFYVAEMIGRHKGERMTFEEMHPLLIHEHTGKRLLNVQGFSALDVDENGYLTRDEVNGVSVEIFEQHIEAPPGEINTYGASGKMEDDDDEPMNLSHNEL, from the exons ATGGTGTTCGCTCTCCTTTTGACATTGTACGTCTTTCTAGTCGCATCGAGAGCAGATAGAGAGTTTCCTCGAGGCCACCTTCAGCCTCTGGGAAGTCATCAACCTAGCGAGGGCTCCATTAGGGAACTCGACGCGATTCCGTCGAGCGAGACGTTCTATAACGACTTTATTCACTCCAGTCGTCCCGTTCTGCTTCGAAATGCATTGCGCTCATCGTTCCCGCTCGAAAAATGGACAGACGACTATTTGAA aattcgTCACGGCGACGCCGTTGTAAGAGTGGATTTTAGCAAGCAAGAGAATCGTGATTTGCACGCGCGTCCTTACGTCTTTTCGGATTTTCTCGAAGAGTACAATCGGTCTGAATTTTATTTGATTGACACTTTGCCGGATTCGATGCAAGAGGAAtttcctcttctctcctgtttATCCTGCGGCGGTTTTTTGACGACATTTCAAGATTTTGGAATGTGGTTTAGCAGCGGAGGAACGAAATcttcttttcattttgacACTGTCGAAAATCTCAACTGCCAAGTATCTGGAACAAAAGAATGgatttttattaataaaaca GTACCTGGTTTTCATGACGTGATTGATCACATGGAAGGAGATTTTAGCAGTGTCAATGTAGACGCAGTTGACATGATTGAATTTCCTCAATTTCAAAATGTTCCCTGGTGGACAGCTGTCACTCGTCCTGGAGATTGCGTCTACGTTCCATACAA ATGGTTTCACTATGTGAAATCGCTTGAACGTAATTTAGCTGTTAATATATGGTGGACGCCTTTTGATCGCTTCAATCGGTCTGATTGTCAAA ATGGCGAGAAGAACGTCTTGACGTTGAGCGATTGTCATTTCACTCCTGGTTCTCAAATCAG ATTTTATGTCGCTGAAATGATAGGTAGACATAAAGGCGAGAGAATGACATTCGAAGAGATGCACCCACTTCTTATT CACGAACATACAGGAAAACGACTACTAAACGTCCAA GGATTTTCTGCTCTTGATGTCGATGAAAACGGCTATCTTACGCGAGACGAAGTGAATGGAGTTTCAGTAGAAATATTTGAGCAGCACATTGAAGCACCACCAGGAGAAATTAATACCTACGGTGCCTCAGGAAAGAtggaagatgacgatgatgagcCAATGAATTTATCCCACAACGAAttataa
- the LOC136196569 gene encoding uncharacterized protein has protein sequence MLIFVSLSFLWLSTAATKAEMKISKYYNDKITTVDNLLPESALIGLSDFVAHYSTWIYQRHDPRRRNEPISQATSNGANIQWLSHLNVSLFEETQTWDYLRDAVPDHAPAQSYRPYSVSSFLVRRLDPHRLSDDECRHSDDLIGVLFLTRGWLKNDYGELLLSDSNGGVAASFMPYRGRVVFWQCDVPFVFRPPGMAYKQGQYGILLKLTRSDVVYRSGLKHYEEIEKLYRAYNFLEFPLPMTNDDVKDEMNLTLHLTRKYKDRFGRGIAVYDNILNEDELDELRSYLVDYHDTYHYQIHDESTEEDSDNVQWVSGLPTSLFLRSRLWLLTQKIAAHLSNETGWFPYDVALNIIRSVDYTRIHKDCDDNENELTLLIYLNPNYSVNDHGETVFLEEIPQSTPISPGNEVYELIAAVRSRYGRFCIFNGGIPHSARPPSIEFVGARYTFAVKLSKSIQIAKAKSLQEILEGGYSRSHREISGAMKELHDQLLEGIDEENRLPPLDFLAEQLNIQSDLLLKERYEKRIRALQYFKKFVD, from the exons ATGttgattttcgtttcgttgtccTTTCTTTGGCTCTcgacagcggcgacgaaagccgagatgaaaatttcaaaatattaCAACGACAAAATAACGACAGTAGACAATCTTCTCCCCGAATCGGCTCTAATCGGTTTGtccgatttcgtcgctcaTTATTCGACGTGGATCTATCAGCGTCACGATCCTCGACGGCGCAACGAACCCATCTCACAAGCGACGTCCAACGGAGCAAACATCCAATGGCTATCTCACCTCAATGTATCACTTTTCGAGGAAACTCAAACATGGGATTATCTTCGGGATGCGGTCCctgaccacgcccccgcacAAAGTTATAGACCCTATTCGGTCTCTTCCTTTCTCGTGCGCCGTCTCGATCCCCATCGactcagcgacgacgaatgtcGTCATAGCGACGATCTAATTGGCGTTCTCTTTCTGACGCGAGGATGGCTTAAGAATGATTACGGGGAACTTTTGTTATCGGATTCCAATGGGGGCGTGGCCGCTTCCTTTATGCCTTATAGAGGACGCGTTGTTTTTTGGCAGTGCGACGTTCCTTTTGTATTTCGACCCCCCGGAATGGCTTACAAGCAAGGACAGTATGGAATTCTACTGAAATTGACGCGGAGTGACGTCGTCTATCGAAGCGGTCTAAAACACTAtgaggaaattgaaaaattgtaTCGTGCTTACAATTTTCTTGAATTTCCCCTTCCGATGActaatgatgacgtcaaagatgAGATGAATCTTACTCTACATCTAACCCGGAAGTATAAGGATAGATTCGGTCGTGGCATCGCTGTTTATGATAATATCTTGAATGAGGACGAATTGGATGAGCTGAGATCTTATCTGGTCGACTATCACGATACCTATCATTATCAGATACATGACGAAAGCACGGAAGAAGACAGTGACAACGTCCAATGGGTATCCGGACTTCCA aCTTCCCTCTTTCTGAGAAGTCGTCTGTGGCTTCTCACCCAGAAAATCGCCGCTCATCTAAGCAACGAAACCGGCTGGTTTCCctacgacgtcgctctcaaTATCATCCGCTCCGTCGACTACACGCGCATTCACAAAGActgcgacgacaacgagaacGAACTCACCCTACTCATCTATCTCAATCCCAACTACAGCGTCAATGATCACGGCGAAACGGTTTTCCTCGAGGAGATTCCTCAATCGACGCCAATTTCACCCGGAAATGAAGTCTATGAATTGATAGCGGCCGTGCGATCTCGCTACGGGCGCTTTTGCATATTCAACGGCGGTATACCTCATTCAGCGAGACCTCCGAGTATTGAATTCGTCGGAGCGCGATACACATTCGCCGTCAAATTATCGAAAAGTATTCAAATAGCCAAAGCAAAATCTCTCCAGGAG atTCTTGAAGGTGGCTATAGTCGTAGTCATCGCGAGATTAGCGGCGCTATGAAGGAACTTCATGATCAGTTACTGGAAGGAATCGATGAGGAAAACCGACTTCCGCctctcgattttctcgctgaACAACTCAACATTCAATCTGACCTacttctaaaagaaagataCGAGAAACGAATACGCGCTCTCCaatattttaaaaaattcgtcgactaa
- the LOC136196574 gene encoding CCR4-NOT transcription complex subunit 11-like — protein sequence MSLPPKDLSTLLTILTEEAMGAASLEAVGSTFHRNFNRSDYFKIGSAMILLLTDKDLLPGPAQRIGAIFILYDMYKTDLMSSHPFAPFFAEFLVTDGDKVPGLSLSSLPSPAEKNFLSQLVTTAPRELFKKTPRAISLTEVPPTDYGHVRKMLLERQIEILPKPCIGAPSVLPDPVSLEMSPAEVSSSGQVAEAVLCDPDTGADITFQPTLVRPAPPLHLSDDEVLWLNPSENTFLPEWDTSMCISNSAGVEVRKLMAKAFKGPLVLQQQQQVLGELENDSKLVYHMGLTPAKLPDLVENNPLIAIEVLLKLMSSNQIAEYYSVLVNMDMSLHSMEVVNRLTTAVELPKEFVQLYICNCISKCETIKDKYMQNRLVRLVCVFLQSLIRNKIIDIKDLFIEVQAFCIEFSRIREAAGLFKLLKSLDSGDSVGSGSASGFSLQAMAGGGGIGGGGPQSGNGGGGGTSTTNSPALQGNK from the exons ATGAGTCTCCCTCCTAAAGATCTCAGCACACTTCTAAC GATTCTGACCGAAGAGGCGATGGGTGCAGCGAGCCTCGAAGCGGTCGGATCGACATTTCATCGCAACTTCAATCGATCGGACTATTTCAAAATCGGCAGCGCCATG ATACTCTTATTGACCGACAAAGATCTTCTACCTGGCCCCGCCCAAAGAATTGGGGcaattttcattttataCGACATGTACAAAACCGATTTGATGTCGTCGCATCCATTCGCTCCCTTTTTCGccgaatttctcgtc accGATGGCGATAAAGTACCCGGTTTGTCTCTGTCTTCACTTCCGTCTCCTGcagagaagaattttctatCTCAACTCGTAACGACTGCACCAAGAGAG TTATTTAAGAAAACTCCGCGAGCCATTTCTCTTACTGAAGTTCCG CCTACTGATTATGGTCACGTGAGAAAAATGCTACTGGAACGTCAAATAGAAATTCTTCCTAAACCCTGTATCGGTGCACCTTCCGTTTTACCCGATCCCGTTTCCCTTGAAATGAG TCCTGCTGAAGTGTCATCATCGGGGCAAGTAGCTGAAGCCGTTTTATGTG atCCGGACACTGGTGCTGATATTACCTTTCAACCAACGTTAGTTCGTCCcgctcctcctcttcatttATCCGATGACGAG GTTTTGTGGTTGAATCCTAGTGAGAACACCTTTCTCCCAGAATGGGATACGTCAATGTGCATAAGCAATAGTGCAG GAGTCGAAGTGAGAAAGTTGATGGCAAAAGCTTTCAAGGGACCCTTAGTCTTACAGCAACAACAG CAAGTGTTGGGTGAGCTCGAAAATGATTCTAAGTTGGTCTACCACATGGGACTCACTCCGGCCAAg CTGCCTGATTTGGTGGAAAATAATCCATTAATAGCCATAGAGGTTCTTCTTAAATTGATGTCATCGAATCAAATAGCAGA ATACTATTCTGTTTTGGTGAATATGGACATGTCTCTTCATTCGATGGAAGTTGTCAATCGGCTGACAACT gctgTTGAACTTCCGAAGGAATTTGTTCAGTTATACATCTGCAATTGCATATCGAAATGCGAGACAATCAAAGACAAGTACATGCAGAACCGATTAGTCAGATTG gtttgcGTCTTTCTTCAGTCGCTCATCAGAAATAAGATTATCGACATTAAA GATCTCTTCATTGAAGTCCAAGCGTTTTGCATCGAATTCAGTCGCATTCGCGAAGCGGCAGGTCTTTTCAAGCTTCTCAAATCGCTAGACAGTGGCGACAGTGTCGGCAGCGGCAGCGCCTCTGGCTTCAGTCTCCAGGCAATGGCTGGGGGAGGAGGAATAGGAGGAGGGGGGCCCCAGTCaggaaacggcggcggcggcggcacctCAACTACGAATTCTCCAGCGTTACAAGGCAACAAATAA
- the LOC136196598 gene encoding 26S proteasome non-ATPase regulatory subunit 10-like: MRKRAARACVKLAESGTPFPFQTRSIMCAAVSNQQACQLAYDGKLEELEALLVARPRDARIVDQDQRMPLHWACSSGREKIVDYLLRLEVPIDAKDDALWTPLMIASSAGHLGIVESLLKNSSSAVAMVNEQNEAGQTSLHYAASKGNCNIAEKLISHGADTNVRDRHKATPLHRAASRGHAKLVEILLEHKSHVNATDSNGDTPLHLACESDFGHIAHLLVKTGAQVKLQNNEENCPLDLATPNLAQSLAQAAGLTN, encoded by the exons ATGCGCAAAAGAGCTGCGAGAGCATGCGTAAAGCTCGCCGAATCCGGGACGCCCTTTCCATTCCAAACGAGGAGCATCATGTGCGCTGCAGTGTCCAATCAGCAAGCGTGTCAACTTGCATACGACGGAAAATTGGAAGAATTGGAAGCTCTGCTCGTAGCGAGACCTCGCGATGCTCGCATTGTCGATCAA GATCAACGAATGCCCTTGCATTGGGCGTGTTCTTcaggacgagaaaaaatcgtcgattaCCTACTTCGTTTGGAAGTCCCTATCGACGCAAAAGACGAt GCTCTCTGGACTCCGTTAATGATTGCTTCGTCTGCCGGCCATCTTGGAATTGTCGAGAgtttattgaaaaattcctcCTCGGCTGTTGCCATGGTGAATGAGCAAAACGAAGCCGGCCAGACGTCGTTGCATTATGCGGCGTCGAAAGGAAATTGCAACATCGCTGAAAAGCTAATTAGTCACGGAGCAGATACAAATGTAAGAGATCGCCACAAAGCTACTCCACTACACAGAGCAGCTTCAAG aggaCACGCTAAATTGGTCGAGATATTGTTGGAGCACAAGTCGCATGTTAATGCAACGGACAGCAATGGAGATACCCCACT gcaCCTTGCCTGTGAAAGTGACTTTGGTCATATAGCTCATCTCTTGGTTAAGACTGGGGCCCAAGTCAAACTCCAAAATAAt GAGGAGAATTGCCCCCTCGATTTAGCCACTCCAAATTTGGCACAATCACTCGCCCAAGCAGCAGGATTAACCAATTAG
- the LOC136196572 gene encoding 6-phosphogluconate dehydrogenase, decarboxylating-like, with translation MAEQKADIALIGLAVMGQNLILNMNDHGFVVCAFNRTVSKVDDFLAKEAKGTKVIGAHSMEEMVGKLKKPRRVMMLVKAGDAVDKFIDTLVPLLEEGDIIIDGGNSQYNDSIRRAKYLESKKLLFVGSGVSGGEDGARYGPSLMPGGAKEAWPHVKAIFQGISAKVNGEPCCDWVGADGAGHYVKMVHNGIEYGDMQLICEAYHLMKDALGMSEDEMSAVFGEWNKGELDSFLIEITQAILAYKDTDGVPLVRKIRDAAGQKGTGKWTAISSLDMGIPVTLIGESVFARCLSSLKDERVKASGSLKGPSGVKFEGNKAEMVEHIRQALYASKIISYAQGFMLLREAAKEYGWELNYGSIALMWRGGCIIRSRFLGNIKEAFDKNPSLSNLLLDDFFKAAIHNSQASWRKVVSLGVTLGIPTPCFSTALAFYDGYRSECLPANLIQAQRDYFGAHTYELLTAPGKFTHTNWTGHGGSVSSTSYNA, from the exons ATGGCCGAGCAAAA AGCCGATATTGCACTTATTGGACTCGCCGTCATG GGTCAAAATCTCATTCTCAACATGAACGATCACGGATTCGTC GTGTGCGCTTTCAATCGAACCGTCTCCAAAGTTGACGATTTTCTTGCGAAAGAAGCTAAGG GTACGAAGGTTATTGGAGCTCATTCGATGGAAGAAATGGTCGGAAAACTCAAAAAACCAAGAAGGGTGATGATGCTTGTCAAAGCTGGCGATGCCGTCGATAAATTCATTGACACATTG gttCCTTTGCTGGAAGAAGGAGATATCATTATCGATGGAGGAAACTCGCAATATAATGATTCTATA CGCCGAGCAAAGTATTTGGAGTCGAAGAAACTTCTCTTTGTCGGAAGCGGCGTGTCAGGGGGAGAAGATGGCGCGCGCTATGGCCCTTCTCTTATGCCAGGAGGAGCCAAAGAAGCTTG GCCTCACGTGAAGGCAATCTTTCAGGGAATTTCGGCCAAAGTGAATGGAGAGCCATGCTGTGATTGg GTTGGCGCAGACGGAGCGGGGCATTACGTGAAGATGGTCCACAATGGAATCGAATACGGAGACATGCAG TTGATTTGCGAAGCGTATCATTTGATGAAGGACGCGCTCGGAATGTCGGAAGACGAAATGAGCGCCGTCTTCGGCGAATGGAACAAAGGAGAACTCGATTCCTTCCTCATTGAAATCACTCAGGCAATTTTGGCCTACAAGGACACAGACGGAGTTCCACTCGTTCGAAAGATACGAGATGCCGCTGGACAG AAAGGAACGGGTAAATGGACTGCCATTTCGTCTTTGGATATGGGAATTCCCGTTACTCTTATTG gggAATCTGTGTTTGCTCGCTGTCTCTCGTCTTTGAAGGACGAAAGGGTGAAGGCGAGTGGGAGTTTGAAGGGGCCAAGTGGAGTCAAATTTGAGGGGAACAAAGCGGAAATGGTAGAACACATCAGACAG GCTCTGTATGCGTCCAAGATCATTTCATATGCTCAAGGGTTTATGCTGCTGAGAGAAGCGGCTAAGGAATATGGTTGGGAGTTGAATTATGGCTCCATTGCTCTCATGTGGAGAGGCGGATGCATTATCAGGAG tcGCTTCTTGGGAAATATCAAAGAAGCGTTCGACAAGAATCCCAGCTTGTCGAATCTCCtccttgacgattttttcaaagCAGCTATTCACAATTCCCAG GCTTCTTGGCGCAAAGTCGTCTCTCTTGGAGTGACTCTTGGAATTCCAACACCTTGCTTTAGCACTGCTCTTGCTTTCTACGACGGATACAG gtcaGAGTGTCTTCCTGCCAATCTAATTCAAGCTCAGAGAGACTATTTTGGTGCTCACACGTACGAGCTTCTCACTGCTCCAGGAAAATTCACTCACACCAATTGGACTGGTCACGGCGGAAGTGTCTCTTCGACGAGCTACAATGCCTAA
- the LOC136196578 gene encoding NAD kinase-like, with the protein MSDRNEAGDAETKAESSRQRTEKLLATDRFGPKACLREAESDAMNGSCHAAEANVHRPLGYHVKWTQKPKSVLVIKKFRDRTVTCCFKKLISWLHDEKNMSVYVESSVLDEEELADDQKFQKHCERLHTWIHGEDELKDKIDFIVCLGGDGTLLYASSLFPSSVPPLIGFHLGSLGFLTPFSFDSYDKTISSVIDGDARLTLRLRLHCLVKSDVAPRHRKQYFIQKRSESFSQAAPVVKQLTASKKEALVLNELVIDRGPSPYLSNLNVYLNDNLVTVVQGDGLIVATPTGSTAYSAAAGSSMVHPSVPAIILAPICPHSLSFRPILVPSGVSIKICVADDSRHTAWASFDGRNRQEIKQGDSILVTSSKWPLPCVTKGDHLTDWFRSLSECLNWNYRLRQKSLDDEASKESCLKVPEN; encoded by the exons ATGAGTGATCGAAACGAAGCGGGCGATGCGGAAACGAA AGCGGAATCGTCGCGCCAGCGAACGGAGAAACTTCTCGCGACAGACAGATTTGGACCGAAAGCGTGCCTCCGCGAAGCAGAAAG CGACGCTATGAACGGCTCTTGTCacgccgccgaagcgaaCGTTCATCGTCCGCTCGGTTATCACGTGAAATGGACGCAAAAACCCAAATCGGTTCTTGTCATCAAGAAATTTCGCGACAGAACGGTCACGTGCTGCTTCAAAAAGCTCATATCGTGGCTACACGAC GAAAAAAACATGTCGGTTTACGTCGAATCTTCGgttctcgacgaagaagagcttgCCGACGATCAGAAGTTTCAGAAACACTGCGAAAGACTTCACACGTGGATCCACG GCGAAGACGAACTAAAGGATAAAATCGATTTTATTGTTTGTTTGGGGGGAGACGGGACTCTCTTATACGCTTCCTCTTTATTTCCG TCGAGCGTTCCACCTCTGATTGGATTCCACTTGGGCTCCCTTGGCTTCCTCACACCATTCTCATTTGACAGCTACGATAAAACGATATCAAGTGTCATTGATG GTGATGCGAGACTGACGTTGCGACTTCGATTGCACTGTCTCGTGAAAAGCGATGTAGCTCCACGTCATCGAAAACAGTACTTTATTCAGAAAAGATCAGAGTCCTTTAGTCAGGCCGCGCCTGTTGTCAAGCAATTAACTGCTTCAAAAAAGGAAGCGCTT gtgttAAATGAATTGGTTATTGATCGCGGTCCCTCTCCTTATCTATCGAATCTAAACGTGTATCTAAACGACAATTTGGTAACAGTTGTTCAAGGAGACG GTTTGATTGTTGCTACTCCGACCGGAAGTACGGCTTATTCTGCGGCCGCTGGAAGCTCCATGGTTCATCCGAGCGTCCCCGCGATTATTCTCGCGCCAATTTGTCCTCATTCGTTGTCGTTTCGACCCATTCTCGTTCCATCGGGAGTCAGCATCaaa ATTTGCGTTGCCGACGATAGTCGTCACACGGCCTgggcgtcgttcgacggcaGAAATCGACAGGAAATCAAACAAGGAGACAG tATTCTTGTTACGTCGTCAAAGTGGCCTCTTCCTTGCGTAACCAAGGGAGATCATTTGACTGACTGGTTTCGTAGCTTGTCCGAGTGTCTCAACTGGAATTATCGATTGAGACAGAAAAGTCTGGATGATGAAGCCAGCAAAGAATCCTGCTTGAAAGTACCAGAGAATTAG
- the LOC136196568 gene encoding leucine-rich repeats and immunoglobulin-like domains protein 1, whose product MNSNLQEEEIVRVDFTMSFAFLLLILIPGPAACWDFIRRPQNQTVNLGAVATIECEAPASVHPIYQFRRGNGQAFSNRIVARHGDLTITDVKLEDEGWYLCIVSADGGVVKSASSYLSVAPPPKFVLTPHNITVNLGRTATLSCSATPSTGATYEWLKGDTLLIPGRDTSVNKDTGLLTKYNVNLDDVAIYTCRATTTRGVISASAAILIPNLSAPTTPKIESFGVDPVSVRCTTSGAPSPVFAWTHNNNNLDTVLVKSLVSSEISEVSAEESGVYTCKASNIMGVTSASITISIKENPTPAEPTSKPAITPVITGIIIAAVILVVTITIGGIVCCCTGRRKTYHSRPSYRRRRKRLRREDYDDNMWTALGMRPSWDSDRHMMGFGMDRPFSSSSNMPLSEYDYASRPVSFNFAKRGSMSLGGKSSFSPSNPMGGNRHTINPGYGDLDDIESTLQRQVRELDSIPSASAASTPASIGGGRGKRPKEAEREVERYSTLTRMMSGDPFEEPEEWGPEHEDVVSLQNNIRMSRVFEVTSLRRSFVSDRQRRRETISEEDSDDYDYDDEDDDI is encoded by the exons ATGAATTCCAATCTACAAG aagaagaaatcgtccgTGTCGATTTCACGATGTCCTTTGCCTTTCTACTTCTCATTTTGATTC CTGGTCCAGCTGCGTGCTGGGACTTCATTCGACGGCCCCAGAACCAAACGGTGAATCTTGGCGCCGTTGCGACGATCGAATGCGAAGCGCCGGCGAGCGTTCACCCCATCTATCAATTCAGACGAGGAAACGGGCAAGCCTTCTCAAACAG aatcgtcgctcgtcaTGGAGACTTGACTATAACGGATGTGAAGTTGGAGGACGAGGGATGGTATCTGTGCATTGTGAGCGCCGACGGAGGAGTCGTCAAATCGGCGTCTTCGTATCTATCAGTTGCAC CTCCTCCTAAATTCGTTCTGACTCCCCACAATATAACGGTAAACCTCGGGCGCACTGCTACTCTTTCCTGTTCGGCTACACCTTCGACTGGGGCTACGTATGAGTGGCTCAAAGGAGACACGCTTTTGATACCGGGACGCGATACGTCTGTCAATAAAGACACGGGACTTCTCACGAAGTACAACGTCAACTTGGATGACGTGGCTATTTATACGTGcagagcgacgacaacgagagGAGTCATATCAGCATCAGCAGCCATACTCATTCcaa aTTTGAGTGCTCCCACTACGCCGAAGATTGAAAGTTTCGGCGTTGATCCCGTTTCCGTTCGATGCACCACTTCGGGTGCACCTTCGCCCGTTTTCGCGTGGACTCACAATAACAA CAATTTGGACACGGTTTTAGTAAAATCTCTTGTAAGTAGCGAAATTTCCGAAGTCTCGGCTGAGGAATCGGGCGTTTATACGTGCAAGGCATCGAACATTATGGGAGTGACAAGCGCCAGTATAACAATCTCAATTA AAGAGAATCCGACTCCCGCCGAGCCCACTTCTAAACCGGCAATAACTCCCGTTATTACCGGTATCATCATAGCCGCAGTCATTCTCGTTGTGACGATAACAATCGGGGGAATCGTCTGCTGTTGCACGGGCCGAAGAAAGACCTATCATTCAAGGCCTTCATatagaagacgacgaa AACGACTACGACGTGAAGACTACGACGATAATATGTGGACCGCTTTGGGTATGAGACCGTCGTGGGACAGCGATCGTCACATGATGGGCTTTGGAATGGATCGTCCGTTTAGCAGCTCTTCAAATATGCCTCTATCCGAATACGATTATGCGTCGCGACCGGTGAGTTTTAATTTTGCTAAACGCGGTAGCATGAGTCTCGGcggcaaatcgtcgttttcgccgtcgaatccCATGGGCGGAAATCGTCACACCATCAATCCCGGCTACGGCGACTTGGACGAcatcgaatcgacgttgcAAAGACAAGTGAGAGAACTCGATTCCATTCCGAGTGCAAGTGCCGCCTCGACGCCGGCTAGCATCGGAGGCGGCAGAGGGAAACGACCAAAAGAAGCGGAACGAGAAGTGGAACGGTACTCGACGTTGACTCGTATGATGTCCGGAGATCCCTTCGAGGAGCCGGAGGAGTGGGGCCCCGAACATGaggacgtcgtctcgctgcAGAATAATATTCGAATGAGTCGAGTTTttgaagtgacgtcattgcgaCGTAGTTTCGTGTCCGAtcgtcagcgacgacgggaaaCAATTAGTGAGGAAGATAGCGACGATTAcgattacgacgacgaagatgacgataTTTGA